One Castanea sativa cultivar Marrone di Chiusa Pesio chromosome 4, ASM4071231v1 DNA window includes the following coding sequences:
- the LOC142632205 gene encoding aluminum-activated malate transporter 9-like, whose product MAGKLGSFRYTFTEKRERLLSTKGYSELGGFNPLGPYEEEEEAGAKCWSFGSLKDRVSRLWRTVKDVGYKAWKMGRTDPRKIVFSAKMGLALTLISLLIFLKEPVKELSRYSVWAILTVVVVFEFSIGATLSKGFNRGLGTVAAGGLALSMAELSELAGEWEELVVILSIFIVAFCATYAKLYPTLKPYEYGFRVFLLTYCFITVSGYRTGEFVNTAVTRFLLIALGAGVCLVVNICIYPIWAGEDLHNLVAKNFMSVATSLEGCVNGYLNCIEYERVPSKILTYQASDDPLYSGYRSAVESTSQEETLMGFAIWEPPHGPYKMFRYPWKNYVKVSGALRHSAFTVMALHGCMLSEIQAPPERRQVFQCELQRVGFEGAKVLRELGNKVKRMEKLGPGDILYEVHEAAEDLQNKVDRKSYLLVNSESWEIGNRLEQGDPQDLLSLDEDENKILQHKSYSEAILDLRSTTVPKSWDGQIPTGAISTQPADVSPGIVFQTQISWPRRISFNADAVPVVEESKTYENASALALATFTSLLIEFVARLQNVVYSFEELSEKANFKDPIEEPAGVEHNGIWNRLRNWLKY is encoded by the exons ATGGCGGGCAAATTGGGTTCTTTCAGATACACTTTtacagagaagagagagaggttgCTATCAACAAAGGGGTACTCGGAGCTAGGTGGGTTCAATCCTCTAGGACcctatgaagaagaagaagaagcaggtGCCAAGTGTTGGTCGTTTGGTTCGCTTAAGGATAGAGTTTCGAGGCTATGGAGAACAGTGAAAGATGTGGGTTACAAAGCTTGGAAGATGGGTCGGACCGACCCGAGAAAGATTGTATTCTCAGCGAAAATGGGTCTGGCTTTGACTCTCATTTCGTTGCTGATTTTCTTGAAAGAACCGGTCAAAGAACTTAGCCGATACTCTGTCTGGGCTATTCTTACTGTTGTTGTGGTCTTTGAGTTCAGCATAG GAGCAACTCTTAGCAAAGGATTTAATCGTGGGTTGGGGACAGTAGCAGCTGGAGGTCTTGCTTTAAGCATGGCAGAGTTGTCAGAATTAGCTGGAGAGTGGGAAGAACTTGTTGTTATTTTGAGTATCTTCATTGTAG CATTTTGTGCAACTTATGCAAAACTATACCCAACGCTTAAGCCTTACGAATATGGGTTTCGGGTCTTCTTGTTGACATATTGTTTCATTACGGTATCTGGGTATAGGACAGGTGAATTTGTTAATACAGCGGTGACACGGTTCTTGCTCATTGCACTTGGTGCTGGTGTTTGTTTGGTAGTAAACATATGCATTTATCCCATCTGGGCTGGTGAGGATCTTCACAATTTGGTGGCAAAGAATTTCATGAGTGTTGCAACATCTTTGGAAG GTTGTGTTAATGGTTACCTTAATTGTATTGAATATGAAAGGGTCCCTTCAAAGATTCTTACCTACCAAGCTTCGGATGACCCACTGTACAGTGGCTACAGATCAGCTGTAGAATCTACAAGCCAAGAGGAGACTCTG ATGGGATTTGCTATCTGGGAGCCACCTCATGGTCCTTACAAAATGTTTAGATATCCATGGAAGAACTATGTCAAAGTAAGCGGTGCTCTCAGGCATTCTGCATTTACAGTCATGGCTTTGCATGGATGTATgctttcagaaatacag GCCCCTCCTGAACGAAGACAGGTTTTTCAATGTGAGCTTCAGAGAGTAGGTTTTGAAGGTGCTAAAGTGTTGCGTGAACTTGGGAACAAAGTGAAAAGGATGGAGAAATTAGGCCCTGGAGACATACTTTATGAAGTGCATGAGGCTGCAGAAGATTTGCAAAACAAGGTTGACCGAAAGTCATACCTTCTTGTCAATTCTGAGAGCTGGGAAATTGGAAATCGTCTGGAGCAGGGAGATCCCCAAGACTTGCTGAGCTTGGATGAAGACGAAAATAAAATACTGCAGCACAAGTCCTATAGTGAAGCCATACTTGATCTCAGATCAACTACAGTTCCAAAAAGTTGGGATGGTCAGATCCCAACTGGTGCAATCTCCACACAGCCTGCTGATGTTTCTCCAGGAATCGTTTTCCAGACACAAATATCATGGCCTCGACGTATCTCATTTAATGCCGATGCAGTACCAGTAGTGGAAGAATCAAAAACATATGAAAATGCTAGCGCACTGGCATTAGCAACATTCACATCTCTTTTGATTGAATTTGTGGCAAGGCTTCAAAATGTTGTTTACTCATTTGAAGAACTAAGTGAAAAAGCAAATTTTAAGGATCCCATTGAGGAACCAGCAGGAGTAGAGCACAATGGGATTTGGAACAGATTGCGTAATTGGCTAAAGTACTAG